A window of Phocoena phocoena chromosome 6, mPhoPho1.1, whole genome shotgun sequence contains these coding sequences:
- the LOC136124690 gene encoding acyl-protein thioesterase 1-like isoform X2 produces MCHNNMSAPLPAIVPAIRKATAAVIFLHGLGDTGHGWAEDLAGIRSAHIKYICPHALVMPVTLNMDVAMPSWFDIIGLSPDSHEDETGIKQAAESVKALIGQEVKNGIPSNRIILGEFSQGPISGVNRDISILQCHGVLDPLVPLMFGSLTAERLKTLVNLANVTLKTYGGMIHSSCQQEMMDIKQFIDELLTPVD; encoded by the exons ATGTGCCACAATAACATGTCGGCCCCGCTGCCCGCCATTGTGCCCGCCATCCGGAAGGCCACTGCTGCGGTGATTTTCCTTCATGGATTGGGAGACACAGGGCATGGGTGGGCAGAAGACTTGGCAGGTATCAGAAGCGCCCACATCAAATACATCTGCCCGCACGCGCTGGTTATGCCTGTGACACTAAATATGGACGTGGCCATGCCTTCTTGGTTTGACATTATTGGTCTTTCACCAGATTCACACGAAGATGAAACTGGAATTAAACAGGCAGCAGAAAGTGTAAAAGCTTTGATAGGGCAAGAGGTGAAGAATGGCATTCCTTCTAACAGAATTATTTTGGGAGAATTTTCTCA GGGTCCTATCAGTGGCGTGAATAGAGACATTTCTATTCTTCAGTGCCATGGAGTTTTGGATCCTTTAGTTCCCCTAATGTTTGGTTCTCTTACTGCTGAAAGGCTAAAAACATTGGTAAATCTAGCCAATGTAACCCTCAAAACCTATGGAGGCATGATACACAGTTCATGTCAACAGGAAATGATGGATATCAAGCAGTTCATTGATGAACTCCTAACTCCTGTTGATTGA
- the LOC136124690 gene encoding acyl-protein thioesterase 1-like isoform X1, producing MCHNNMSAPLPAIVPAIRKATAAVIFLHGLGDTGHGWAEDLAGIRSAHIKYICPHALVMPVTLNMDVAMPSWFDIIGLSPDSHEDETGIKQAAESVKALIGQEVKNGIPSNRIILGEFSQGGALSLYTSLTTQQKLAGVTALSCWLPLWASFPRGPISGVNRDISILQCHGVLDPLVPLMFGSLTAERLKTLVNLANVTLKTYGGMIHSSCQQEMMDIKQFIDELLTPVD from the coding sequence ATGTGCCACAATAACATGTCGGCCCCGCTGCCCGCCATTGTGCCCGCCATCCGGAAGGCCACTGCTGCGGTGATTTTCCTTCATGGATTGGGAGACACAGGGCATGGGTGGGCAGAAGACTTGGCAGGTATCAGAAGCGCCCACATCAAATACATCTGCCCGCACGCGCTGGTTATGCCTGTGACACTAAATATGGACGTGGCCATGCCTTCTTGGTTTGACATTATTGGTCTTTCACCAGATTCACACGAAGATGAAACTGGAATTAAACAGGCAGCAGAAAGTGTAAAAGCTTTGATAGGGCAAGAGGTGAAGAATGGCATTCCTTCTAACAGAATTATTTTGGGAGAATTTTCTCAGGGAGGAGCTTTATCTCTGTACACGTCACTGACCACACAGCAGAAGCTGGCCGGCGTCACCGCCCTCAGCTGCTGGCTGCCCCTGTGGGCTTCCTTTCCACGGGGTCCTATCAGTGGCGTGAATAGAGACATTTCTATTCTTCAGTGCCATGGAGTTTTGGATCCTTTAGTTCCCCTAATGTTTGGTTCTCTTACTGCTGAAAGGCTAAAAACATTGGTAAATCTAGCCAATGTAACCCTCAAAACCTATGGAGGCATGATACACAGTTCATGTCAACAGGAAATGATGGATATCAAGCAGTTCATTGATGAACTCCTAACTCCTGTTGATTGA